From a region of the Acidobacteriota bacterium genome:
- a CDS encoding serine/threonine protein phosphatase, giving the protein MSTQASAQNTMVSGQEFPVLLRVEGDRQQAIPLIHFPFTIGRRAEKHMVITDPMASRDHAEIVQMGGEYYLLDLGSKHGTFVNGSLVKRHKLVNNDRLQFGSSNDRTFAVFQFGTTSQTTSSARELLSQISGLQVEKEASDLEKLAFFLEVARKLNSRGALDDVLVTLVEATLRITGAERGFVFLVGKEGDLSLAVGRNSLGDELKDDTTISHSILKDAMTSASRVIITDTASHSDLAARQSIVAHDLRTVICMPLFRTNIAAQGQQTQADDAPRGINGVLYLDSRLASRGLSSLSRDILNTVATEAAALIEAAQLAQAEQNARLYQKELAIAATIQQRLMTVIIPEVNYAKLRARSLPCEEIGGDFYDAVLADGNLYLVLADICGKGVSAAILASILQGMIYSQLVAHVPLADIAAAVNRFLCVKKLGEKYATCNVVKITPIGNCEFLNCGHVPAVRVADGRVLRPTEGNLPLGLIPTAEFETYSFKLKPGDRIVLVSDGVNEAQNREGEFFGDERLEAVVLRGKDLFAAVSEFAQGAPPSDDCTTVELEYIGD; this is encoded by the coding sequence ATGTCGACTCAGGCCTCCGCCCAGAACACTATGGTCAGTGGACAGGAATTTCCTGTTCTGCTGCGCGTAGAAGGTGATAGGCAGCAGGCAATCCCGCTAATCCATTTCCCGTTCACCATCGGAAGACGGGCAGAGAAGCACATGGTAATTACGGATCCCATGGCTTCGCGTGATCACGCCGAAATCGTGCAGATGGGTGGTGAATATTACCTGCTAGACCTTGGCAGCAAGCACGGTACATTCGTCAACGGATCTCTGGTAAAGCGACACAAGCTGGTTAACAACGACCGCTTGCAGTTTGGCAGCAGCAACGACCGCACATTTGCCGTTTTCCAATTTGGCACCACTAGCCAGACAACCAGCTCAGCTCGGGAATTATTGAGCCAGATTTCGGGACTCCAGGTTGAAAAGGAAGCTTCCGATCTGGAGAAGCTGGCGTTCTTCCTGGAAGTCGCACGCAAGCTGAACAGCCGCGGAGCTCTCGACGACGTTCTGGTAACGCTTGTAGAAGCAACATTACGCATCACCGGTGCCGAACGTGGATTTGTCTTCTTGGTCGGCAAAGAAGGGGATTTGAGCCTCGCCGTTGGGCGCAACTCGCTCGGGGATGAACTCAAAGACGATACGACGATCTCGCATTCGATCCTGAAAGATGCGATGACATCGGCCTCCCGAGTAATCATTACCGATACGGCAAGTCATTCGGATCTCGCAGCGCGGCAGAGCATTGTCGCCCACGATCTACGGACAGTGATCTGCATGCCCTTGTTCCGGACTAACATTGCTGCGCAGGGCCAACAGACTCAGGCTGATGATGCCCCGCGAGGCATTAATGGAGTCCTTTACCTGGATAGCCGCCTAGCCTCCCGCGGCCTATCAAGTTTGAGTCGGGACATTCTCAACACAGTTGCCACAGAAGCTGCCGCTTTGATCGAGGCCGCGCAACTTGCCCAGGCTGAACAGAATGCGCGGCTGTATCAAAAAGAGCTTGCCATTGCCGCGACGATCCAGCAGCGCCTGATGACGGTGATCATTCCCGAGGTGAATTACGCGAAGTTGCGGGCGCGAAGTCTGCCTTGCGAGGAGATTGGAGGAGACTTCTACGATGCCGTGCTGGCAGACGGCAACTTGTACCTGGTGCTCGCCGATATCTGCGGGAAAGGAGTTTCAGCCGCGATTCTTGCCTCGATTTTGCAGGGGATGATCTATTCGCAGCTCGTCGCCCACGTGCCGCTTGCGGACATTGCGGCTGCCGTCAATCGCTTCTTGTGCGTGAAGAAACTGGGCGAGAAATATGCGACCTGCAACGTCGTTAAAATCACCCCCATCGGCAACTGTGAGTTCCTCAACTGTGGACACGTGCCGGCTGTCCGCGTAGCAGATGGCAGGGTTTTGAGACCTACAGAAGGAAATCTTCCATTGGGACTCATTCCAACTGCAGAATTCGAAACCTACAGTTTCAAATTGAAACCTGGTGATCGAATCGTTCTCGTGAGCGACGGCGTAAACGAAGCTCAGAATCGTGAAGGCGAATTCTTCGGCGATGAAAGATTGGAAGCTGTCGTTCTTCGGGGAAAAGATCTGTTCGCTGCGGTGAGTGAGTTTGCCCAAGGTGCGCCTCCATCCGATGACTGCACCACCGTGGAACTTGAATATATCGGCGACTGA
- a CDS encoding ATP-binding protein — MLTNRVTKRVVVSWSGGKDSAWTLYRLRQQPDKYTVIGLLTTINQRFNRIAMHGVRRELLEAQAQAAGLPLWVIPLPSPCTNEHYERRMSNALHFLKRLGIDAIAFGDLYLQDIRQYREAQFKKCGLEFLFPVWGMPTRELAEEMLRSGLRARLSCVDPRAVPADWAGRDYDEKLLTDLPASADPCAENGEFHTFVYSGPMFRTSIPIVNGETVQRDGFVFRDLLSVPASASQCAAQTR; from the coding sequence TTGCTAACGAACAGGGTCACCAAGCGCGTCGTGGTTTCATGGAGCGGGGGCAAAGACAGCGCCTGGACGCTCTATAGGCTTCGTCAACAACCAGATAAGTACACGGTCATCGGGTTACTTACCACCATCAATCAGCGTTTCAATCGCATAGCTATGCATGGCGTTCGACGCGAGCTCCTGGAAGCGCAGGCTCAAGCGGCGGGACTGCCGCTTTGGGTCATTCCCTTACCTTCACCCTGTACAAACGAGCATTACGAGCGCCGCATGAGCAACGCCCTGCACTTTCTAAAGCGGCTCGGAATAGATGCCATAGCCTTCGGGGACCTCTATTTGCAGGATATCCGCCAGTATCGTGAGGCCCAGTTCAAGAAATGCGGACTTGAGTTTCTTTTTCCTGTCTGGGGCATGCCTACGCGCGAACTCGCGGAAGAGATGCTTCGCTCGGGACTGCGAGCACGCCTGAGTTGCGTTGATCCACGAGCGGTTCCGGCGGACTGGGCCGGCAGAGACTACGACGAGAAGCTCCTGACTGACTTGCCGGCGTCTGCTGATCCCTGTGCCGAGAATGGCGAGTTCCACACCTTCGTATATTCAGGGCCCATGTTCCGAACGTCGATCCCAATTGTGAACGGCGAAACAGTACAGCGAGACGGATTCGTTTTCCGAGATCTTCTGAGTGTTCCTGCCTCAGCGTCCCAATGCGCTGCGCAGACTCGTTAG
- the mscL gene encoding large conductance mechanosensitive channel protein MscL, with the protein MLQGFKKFVLRGNVVDLAVAVVIGAAFGAVITSLVTNMFTPLIAAIGGKQDFSNLSVTINNSKIMYGAFLNAVISFVMIAAAVYFFIVMPVNAYTERRNRGVAPPDPTAKRCPECLSEIPIAAKRCAFCTSPVGSAAGASV; encoded by the coding sequence ATGTTGCAGGGTTTCAAGAAGTTTGTTTTGCGCGGAAATGTTGTCGATTTGGCAGTTGCGGTTGTGATTGGCGCAGCGTTCGGAGCCGTCATTACATCGCTGGTCACGAATATGTTCACCCCTCTAATTGCCGCGATCGGCGGCAAGCAAGACTTTTCCAACCTGAGCGTTACCATCAACAACAGCAAGATCATGTACGGCGCATTCTTGAATGCTGTGATCTCGTTCGTGATGATCGCAGCTGCGGTTTATTTCTTCATCGTAATGCCAGTGAATGCCTACACGGAACGTAGAAACCGAGGAGTGGCTCCTCCGGACCCAACTGCGAAGAGGTGTCCCGAGTGTTTGAGCGAGATTCCTATTGCGGCCAAGCGATGTGCCTTTTGCACCAGCCCCGTGGGATCCGCCGCTGGCGCCAGCGTGTAG
- a CDS encoding N-acetyltransferase, which produces MASSDIAAKMNAPARASVITIRETTSEDLEEVLYHRRQMFLDMGHAETVVDRIVESSRPSIQCYLADGSYRGWFAIAEQGRVAAGVGLLITPLVSGPLAPENINRAYLLNVYTYPEFRKRGLARQLTQKAIDYCRAERFNVLWLHASKYGRPLYESMGFETTNEMRLIID; this is translated from the coding sequence ATGGCAAGCAGTGACATCGCTGCAAAGATGAATGCTCCGGCAAGGGCTTCTGTAATCACGATTCGCGAAACCACTTCCGAAGATCTGGAAGAGGTTCTCTATCATCGCCGCCAGATGTTCTTAGACATGGGCCATGCCGAAACAGTGGTGGATCGAATTGTGGAAAGCTCCAGACCGTCTATCCAGTGCTACCTGGCTGACGGTTCTTATCGGGGCTGGTTTGCAATCGCTGAGCAGGGACGAGTTGCAGCAGGCGTCGGCCTTCTGATTACCCCATTGGTCAGCGGGCCGCTGGCTCCTGAGAATATAAATCGCGCGTATCTTCTGAATGTCTATACCTATCCGGAATTCCGCAAGCGCGGCCTCGCTCGGCAACTCACGCAGAAAGCAATCGATTATTGCCGAGCAGAAAGATTCAACGTGCTCTGGCTACACGCCAGCAAGTACGGACGACCGCTCTACGAGTCGATGGGATTTGAGACAACGAACGAGATGAGACTGATAATCGATTGA
- the proC gene encoding pyrroline-5-carboxylate reductase, with protein MNSEDKRGSVAVLGAGKMGGAILAALAKTGDSRFADIRATVQHAHRAATVSKQLGMNITIDNSAAIRDADVVLLCVKPTYVRSVLQQIRSELREDVLLISIASAVTTQAIESALGRHLAVVRAMPNTACRIGKGMTALCPGRFAGGEHLVEASSLFGLMGRTAEVEESMMDAITGLSASGPAFIYTILEALAEGGIRVGLPRDLATTLAAQATLGAASMVLETGQHPAILKSEVTTPGGCTVEGLLELETGSIRATLIRAIDTTTRKASTLARAAPNGGAEQDSWAKAESASAIGSGDVRRV; from the coding sequence ATGAATAGCGAAGATAAACGTGGATCGGTTGCAGTGCTTGGGGCTGGGAAGATGGGCGGAGCCATTCTGGCGGCTCTGGCGAAGACCGGAGATTCGCGATTTGCCGATATTCGTGCCACCGTGCAGCATGCCCACCGCGCTGCGACTGTGAGCAAACAGCTTGGCATGAATATCACCATCGACAACTCGGCTGCCATCCGCGATGCTGACGTAGTCCTGCTCTGTGTGAAGCCGACTTACGTCCGCAGTGTTCTGCAGCAGATTCGTTCGGAGTTGCGCGAAGACGTATTGCTGATCTCGATTGCCAGCGCGGTAACTACGCAGGCGATCGAATCCGCTCTGGGAAGGCATCTGGCGGTAGTTCGGGCGATGCCAAACACTGCGTGCCGGATCGGGAAGGGAATGACTGCGCTATGTCCTGGACGCTTTGCCGGTGGAGAGCACTTAGTCGAGGCTTCTTCGCTGTTTGGTTTGATGGGCCGCACCGCCGAGGTAGAGGAGTCGATGATGGATGCGATTACGGGACTCTCTGCCAGCGGGCCAGCATTCATTTACACGATTCTGGAAGCATTGGCGGAGGGAGGCATCCGTGTCGGCTTGCCTCGCGACCTGGCGACTACACTGGCTGCTCAGGCAACGCTGGGAGCTGCGTCGATGGTACTTGAGACCGGTCAGCATCCTGCGATTCTGAAGAGCGAGGTCACGACGCCGGGTGGATGCACAGTAGAAGGCTTGCTCGAATTGGAAACGGGTAGCATTCGCGCTACGCTGATTCGTGCGATAGATACGACGACGCGGAAGGCGAGTACGTTGGCGCGAGCGGCGCCGAATGGCGGAGCGGAGCAGGATTCGTGGGCGAAGGCGGAGTCTGCCAGCGCGATAGGCAGTGGGGATGTGCGTCGGGTGTGA